In the Syngnathus scovelli strain Florida chromosome 16, RoL_Ssco_1.2, whole genome shotgun sequence genome, one interval contains:
- the smurf1 gene encoding E3 ubiquitin-protein ligase SMURF1 isoform X2, with protein sequence MSNPGTRRNGSSIKIRLTVLCAKNLAKKDFFRLPDPFAKVVVDGSGQCHSTDTVKSTLDPKWNQHYDLYIGKADSITISIWNHKKIHKRQGAGFLGCIRLLSNAISRLKDTGYQRLDLCKLNPSDSDAVRGQIVVSLQTRDRIGSGGPVVDCRGLLENDGPVLEGCFSEEPLPYSDPTGAAGGGNCRLDSPSQENRLQSQRIRGQDSRGHGHTPQNRPHGHQPPDLPEGYEQRTTVQGQVYFLHTQTGVSTWHDPRIPRDLASVSCEELGPLPVGWEVRSTVSGRIYFVDHNNRTTQFTDPRLHTIISQQSQVKESSQAPQMDVGVDEGGGMGGVVGGDGDVAARYERDLVHKLKLLRHELSLQQPQAGHCRIEVSREEIFEESYRQIMKMRPKDLKKRLMVKFRGEEGLDYGGVAREWLYLLCHEMLNPYYGLFQYSTDNIYTLQINPDSSINPDHLSYFHFVGRVMGLAVFHGHYINGSFTLPFYKQLLGKPIQLNDLETTDPELHKSLVWILENDITSVLDHTFCVEHNAFGKFLQHELKPNGRNIPVTEENKKEYVRLYVNWRFMRGIEAQFLALQKGFSELIPQHLLKAFDHKELELIIGGLGKIDLADWKSNTRLKHCTSESNVVRWFWQAVEAFSEERRGRLLQFVTGSTRVPLQGFKALQGSAGPRLFTIHLIDANTDNLPKAHTCFNRIDIPPYESYEKLYEKLLTAVEETCGFAVE encoded by the exons ATGTCGAATCCTGGGACTCGGAGGAACGGTTCCAGCATCAAAATCCGACTGACAG TATTATGTGCCAAGAACCTCGCAAAGAAAGACTTCTTTC GTCTACCCGATCCTTTTGCCAAGGTCGTGGTGGACGGATCGGGTCAATGCCACTCGACAGACACAGTTAAGAGCACACTGGACCCCAAATGGAATCAGCACTATGACCT ctACATTGGAAAGGCAGACTCAATCACCATCAGTATATGGAACCATAAGAAGATCCATAAACGGCAGGGGGCGGGCTTCTTGGGGTGCATTAGACTTCTTTCAAATGCCATCAGCAGACTAAAAGACACAGGAT ACCAGCGGCTAGATCTTTGTAAACTGAACCCCTCAGACAGTGACGCAGTGCGGGGACAGATTGTAG TAAGCCTGCAGACACGAGACCGCATAGGTAGCGGAGGCCCTGTGGTGGACTGTCGAGGTCTATTGGAAAATGATGG GCCCGTGTTAGAGGGATGCTTCAGTGAAGAACCCCTGCCTTATTCCGACCCCACCGGTGCCGCGGGTGGCGGCAACTGCCGTCTCGACTCGCCTAGTCAAGAAAACCGTCTTCAGTCCCAGCGAATCCGGGGGCAGGATTCCCGAGGCCATGGCCACACCCCTCAGAACAGACCTCACGGTCACCAGCCGCCCGACCTGCCTGAGGGATACG AGCAGCGAACGACAGTGCAGGGCCAGGTGTACTTCCTTCACACGCAGACAGGTGTCAGCACCTGGCATGACCCTCGGATACCCAG GGACCTGGCCAGCGTAAGCTGCGAAGAGCTCGGTCCGTTACCCGTGGGCTGGGAAGTCCGAAGCACGGTGTCGGGACGCATTTACTTTGTCGACCACAACAACAGAACCACGCAGTTCACCGACCCGCGTCTGCACACCATCATCAG CCAGCAGTCCCAAGTGAAGGAATCCTCACAGGCCCCCCAGATGGACGTGGGGGTCGACGAGGGCGGAGGAatgggcggcgtggtcgggggcgACGGGGATGTAGCGGCGCGCTACGAGCGAGACCTGGTCCACAAATTGAAGCTGCTGCGCCACGAGCTCTCCCTGCAGCAGCCCCAAGCTGGACACTGTCGCATCGAGGTCTCCCGTGAAGAGATATTTGAG GAGTCGTATCGGCAGATCATGAAGATGAGGCCCAAAGACCTCAAGAAGCGTCTGATGGTTAAATTCAGAGGGGAGGAGGGCCTCGACTACGGTGGCGTGGCGAG GGAGTGGCTGTACCTGCTGTGCCACGAAATGCTCAACCCTTACTACGGCCTATTCCAGTACTCCACCGACAATATCTACACGTTACAGATCAACCCTGACTCCTCCATTAACCCC GACCACCTGTCATATTTCCACTTTGTGGGCCGTGTAATGGGGCTGGCCGTTTTTCACGGCCACTACATCAACGGGAGCTTCACGTTGCCCTTCTACAAACAGCTGTTAGGCAAACCCATtcagctcaatgacctggagacaACCGACCCAGAGTTGCACAAGAGTCTCGTCTGGATATT AGAGAACGACATCACTTCGGTGTTGGATCACACCTTCTGCGTGGAGCATAACGCCTTTGGGAAGTTCCTACAACATGAACTCAAACCTAACGGCCGTAACATTCCTGTTACGGAGGAAAACAAGAAGGAATATGTGAG GCTTTATGTGAACTGGAGGTTTATGCGAGGAATAGAAGCCCAGTTTCTGGCTCTCCAGAAGGGATTTAGCGAgctcatcccccaacatctccTAAAAGCTTTCGACCATAAAGAACTTGAG CTGATCATCGGCGGTCTGGGTAAAATCGACCTGGCCGACTGGAAGAGCAACACGCGCTTGAAGCACTGTACGAGCGAGAGCAACGTGGTGCGGTGGTTCTGGCAGGCGGTGGAGGCCTTCagcgaggagaggagaggacgcCTGCTGCAGTTTGTCACAGGCTCCACCCGGGTCCCGTTGCAGGGCTTCAAAGCACTGCAGG GTTCTGCAGGACCAAGACTCTTCACCATCCATTTGATAGACGCCAACACTGACAACCTGCCCAAAGCGCACACGTG TTTCAACAGAATCGACATCCCGCCCTACGAGTCTTACGAAAAACTTTACGAGAAACTGCTGACTGCTGTGGAGGAGACCTGCGGCTTTGCTGTGGAGTGA
- the wipi2 gene encoding WD repeat domain phosphoinositide-interacting protein 2 isoform X2 has translation MNLASLSGDAGGSQLLFANFNQDNTSLAVGTKSGYKFFSLSSVEKLEQIYECTDTEDVCIVERLFSSSLVAIVSLKAPRKLKVCHFKKGTEICNYSYSNTILAVKLNRQRLIVCLEESLYIHNIRDMKVLHTIRETPPNPSGLCALSISNDNCYLAYPGSAMIGEVQVFDTVNLRAANMIPAHDSPLAALAFDASGTKLATASEKGTVIRVFSIPEGQKLFEFRRGVKRCVSICSLAFSMEGLYLSASSNTETVHIFKLETQKEKPAEEPTTWGGYLGKVLMASTTYLPAQVTEMFTQGRAFATVRLSFCGHKNICALAMIQKIPRLLVAAADGFLYLYNLDPQDGGECTLMKQHRLDGSAEPLNEILEQGSHDRPLVAQTYSAAVTKGYCDEQGAVGGAGLDEDLNSLRLEDDNEQPPLILETE, from the exons ATGAACTTGGCCAGCTTAAGCGGGGATGCTGGCGGAAGCCAGCTCCTCTTCGCCAACTTTAACCAGGACAATAC GTCCCTGGCTGTTGGCACCAAATCAGGATAcaagtttttttctttgtcttctgTGGAAAAATTGGAGCAGATATACGAATGTA CGGACACTGAGGATGTGTGTATTGTGGAGCGTCTGTTCTCCAGCAGCCTGGTGGCCATCGTCAGCCTCAAGGCCCCCAGGAAGCTCAAGGTCTGTCACTTCAAGAAGGGAACTGAAATCTGCAACTACTCGTACTCCAACACAATACTGGCTGTTAAACTCAACAGACAG AGGCTGATAGTGTGTTTGGAGGAGTCACTTTACATTCACAATATTCGAGACATGAAAGTGCTGCATACAATCAGAGAGACTCCGCCCAACCCTTCAG GGTTGTGTGCCCTGTCCATTAGTAACGACAACTGTTACCTGGCATATCCTGGCAGTGCCATGATCGGAGAAGTTCAAGTGTTTGACACTGTCAACCTG cgAGCCGCAAACATGATTCCAGCCCATGACAGCCCATTAGCAGCTCTTGCTTTTGATGCCAGTGGAACAAAACTGGCCACAGCTTCAGAGAAG GGCACAGTCATCCGCGTTTTTTCCATCCCAGAAGGACAAAAACTCTTTGAGTTTCGACGAGGAGTGAAGAG GTGTGTGAGCATCTGCTCCTTGGCCTTCAGCATGGAAGGCTTGTACCTGTCGGCCTCCAGCAACACAGAGACGGTTCACATCTTCAAACTAGAAACACAGAAGGAGAA GCCAGCAGAGGAGCCCACCACATGGGGCGGATACCTGGGTAAGGTTCTGATGGCATCAACCACCTATTTGCCCGCCCAGGTCACGGAAATGTTTACACAAGGGCGAGCCTTCGCCACCGTGAGGCTGTCCTTCTGCGGTCATAAGAACATCTGCGCTTTAGCAAT GATTCAGAAGATTCCCAGGTTGCTGGTCGCAGCGGCCGATGGTTTCTTGTATCTCTACAACTTGGATCCTCAAGATGGAGGGGAATGCACTCTGATGAAGCAGCACAG GTTAGACGGCAGTGCCGAGCCACTTAATGAGATCCTGGAGCAGGGGTCACATGATCGCCCACTTGTGGCGCAGACCTACAGTGCTGCCGTCACTAAAG GCTACTGTGACGAGCAGGGCGCCGTGGGAGGGGCGGGTCTAGACGAGGATCTCAATAGCTTGCGGCTAGAGGATGACAACGAGCAGCCGCCGCTCATCCTGGAAACCGAATGA
- the wipi2 gene encoding WD repeat domain phosphoinositide-interacting protein 2 isoform X1, with amino-acid sequence MNLASLSGDAGGSQLLFANFNQDNTSLAVGTKSGYKFFSLSSVEKLEQIYECTDTEDVCIVERLFSSSLVAIVSLKAPRKLKVCHFKKGTEICNYSYSNTILAVKLNRQRLIVCLEESLYIHNIRDMKVLHTIRETPPNPSGLCALSISNDNCYLAYPGSAMIGEVQVFDTVNLRAANMIPAHDSPLAALAFDASGTKLATASEKGTVIRVFSIPEGQKLFEFRRGVKRCVSICSLAFSMEGLYLSASSNTETVHIFKLETQKEKYVPAEEPTTWGGYLGKVLMASTTYLPAQVTEMFTQGRAFATVRLSFCGHKNICALAMIQKIPRLLVAAADGFLYLYNLDPQDGGECTLMKQHRLDGSAEPLNEILEQGSHDRPLVAQTYSAAVTKGYCDEQGAVGGAGLDEDLNSLRLEDDNEQPPLILETE; translated from the exons ATGAACTTGGCCAGCTTAAGCGGGGATGCTGGCGGAAGCCAGCTCCTCTTCGCCAACTTTAACCAGGACAATAC GTCCCTGGCTGTTGGCACCAAATCAGGATAcaagtttttttctttgtcttctgTGGAAAAATTGGAGCAGATATACGAATGTA CGGACACTGAGGATGTGTGTATTGTGGAGCGTCTGTTCTCCAGCAGCCTGGTGGCCATCGTCAGCCTCAAGGCCCCCAGGAAGCTCAAGGTCTGTCACTTCAAGAAGGGAACTGAAATCTGCAACTACTCGTACTCCAACACAATACTGGCTGTTAAACTCAACAGACAG AGGCTGATAGTGTGTTTGGAGGAGTCACTTTACATTCACAATATTCGAGACATGAAAGTGCTGCATACAATCAGAGAGACTCCGCCCAACCCTTCAG GGTTGTGTGCCCTGTCCATTAGTAACGACAACTGTTACCTGGCATATCCTGGCAGTGCCATGATCGGAGAAGTTCAAGTGTTTGACACTGTCAACCTG cgAGCCGCAAACATGATTCCAGCCCATGACAGCCCATTAGCAGCTCTTGCTTTTGATGCCAGTGGAACAAAACTGGCCACAGCTTCAGAGAAG GGCACAGTCATCCGCGTTTTTTCCATCCCAGAAGGACAAAAACTCTTTGAGTTTCGACGAGGAGTGAAGAG GTGTGTGAGCATCTGCTCCTTGGCCTTCAGCATGGAAGGCTTGTACCTGTCGGCCTCCAGCAACACAGAGACGGTTCACATCTTCAAACTAGAAACACAGAAGGAGAAGTATGT GCCAGCAGAGGAGCCCACCACATGGGGCGGATACCTGGGTAAGGTTCTGATGGCATCAACCACCTATTTGCCCGCCCAGGTCACGGAAATGTTTACACAAGGGCGAGCCTTCGCCACCGTGAGGCTGTCCTTCTGCGGTCATAAGAACATCTGCGCTTTAGCAAT GATTCAGAAGATTCCCAGGTTGCTGGTCGCAGCGGCCGATGGTTTCTTGTATCTCTACAACTTGGATCCTCAAGATGGAGGGGAATGCACTCTGATGAAGCAGCACAG GTTAGACGGCAGTGCCGAGCCACTTAATGAGATCCTGGAGCAGGGGTCACATGATCGCCCACTTGTGGCGCAGACCTACAGTGCTGCCGTCACTAAAG GCTACTGTGACGAGCAGGGCGCCGTGGGAGGGGCGGGTCTAGACGAGGATCTCAATAGCTTGCGGCTAGAGGATGACAACGAGCAGCCGCCGCTCATCCTGGAAACCGAATGA
- the smurf1 gene encoding E3 ubiquitin-protein ligase SMURF1 isoform X1 has product MSNPGTRRNGSSIKIRLTVLCAKNLAKKDFFRLPDPFAKVVVDGSGQCHSTDTVKSTLDPKWNQHYDLYIGKADSITISIWNHKKIHKRQGAGFLGCIRLLSNAISRLKDTGYQRLDLCKLNPSDSDAVRGQIVVSLQTRDRIGSGGPVVDCRGLLENDGPVLEGCFSEEPLPYSDPTGAAGGGNCRLDSPSQENRLQSQRIRGQDSRGHGHTPQNRPHGHQPPDLPEGYEQRTTVQGQVYFLHTQTGVSTWHDPRIPRDLASVSCEELGPLPVGWEVRSTVSGRIYFVDHNNRTTQFTDPRLHTIISQQSQVKESSQAPQMDVGVDEGGGMGGVVGGDGDVAARYERDLVHKLKLLRHELSLQQPQAGHCRIEVSREEIFEESYRQIMKMRPKDLKKRLMVKFRGEEGLDYGGVAREWLYLLCHEMLNPYYGLFQYSTDNIYTLQINPDSSINPDHLSYFHFVGRVMGLAVFHGHYINGSFTLPFYKQLLGKPIQLNDLETTDPELHKSLVWILENDITSVLDHTFCVEHNAFGKFLQHELKPNGRNIPVTEENKKEYVRLYVNWRFMRGIEAQFLALQKGFSELIPQHLLKAFDHKELELIIGGLGKIDLADWKSNTRLKHCTSESNVVRWFWQAVEAFSEERRGRLLQFVTGSTRVPLQGFKALQGSTGSAGPRLFTIHLIDANTDNLPKAHTCFNRIDIPPYESYEKLYEKLLTAVEETCGFAVE; this is encoded by the exons ATGTCGAATCCTGGGACTCGGAGGAACGGTTCCAGCATCAAAATCCGACTGACAG TATTATGTGCCAAGAACCTCGCAAAGAAAGACTTCTTTC GTCTACCCGATCCTTTTGCCAAGGTCGTGGTGGACGGATCGGGTCAATGCCACTCGACAGACACAGTTAAGAGCACACTGGACCCCAAATGGAATCAGCACTATGACCT ctACATTGGAAAGGCAGACTCAATCACCATCAGTATATGGAACCATAAGAAGATCCATAAACGGCAGGGGGCGGGCTTCTTGGGGTGCATTAGACTTCTTTCAAATGCCATCAGCAGACTAAAAGACACAGGAT ACCAGCGGCTAGATCTTTGTAAACTGAACCCCTCAGACAGTGACGCAGTGCGGGGACAGATTGTAG TAAGCCTGCAGACACGAGACCGCATAGGTAGCGGAGGCCCTGTGGTGGACTGTCGAGGTCTATTGGAAAATGATGG GCCCGTGTTAGAGGGATGCTTCAGTGAAGAACCCCTGCCTTATTCCGACCCCACCGGTGCCGCGGGTGGCGGCAACTGCCGTCTCGACTCGCCTAGTCAAGAAAACCGTCTTCAGTCCCAGCGAATCCGGGGGCAGGATTCCCGAGGCCATGGCCACACCCCTCAGAACAGACCTCACGGTCACCAGCCGCCCGACCTGCCTGAGGGATACG AGCAGCGAACGACAGTGCAGGGCCAGGTGTACTTCCTTCACACGCAGACAGGTGTCAGCACCTGGCATGACCCTCGGATACCCAG GGACCTGGCCAGCGTAAGCTGCGAAGAGCTCGGTCCGTTACCCGTGGGCTGGGAAGTCCGAAGCACGGTGTCGGGACGCATTTACTTTGTCGACCACAACAACAGAACCACGCAGTTCACCGACCCGCGTCTGCACACCATCATCAG CCAGCAGTCCCAAGTGAAGGAATCCTCACAGGCCCCCCAGATGGACGTGGGGGTCGACGAGGGCGGAGGAatgggcggcgtggtcgggggcgACGGGGATGTAGCGGCGCGCTACGAGCGAGACCTGGTCCACAAATTGAAGCTGCTGCGCCACGAGCTCTCCCTGCAGCAGCCCCAAGCTGGACACTGTCGCATCGAGGTCTCCCGTGAAGAGATATTTGAG GAGTCGTATCGGCAGATCATGAAGATGAGGCCCAAAGACCTCAAGAAGCGTCTGATGGTTAAATTCAGAGGGGAGGAGGGCCTCGACTACGGTGGCGTGGCGAG GGAGTGGCTGTACCTGCTGTGCCACGAAATGCTCAACCCTTACTACGGCCTATTCCAGTACTCCACCGACAATATCTACACGTTACAGATCAACCCTGACTCCTCCATTAACCCC GACCACCTGTCATATTTCCACTTTGTGGGCCGTGTAATGGGGCTGGCCGTTTTTCACGGCCACTACATCAACGGGAGCTTCACGTTGCCCTTCTACAAACAGCTGTTAGGCAAACCCATtcagctcaatgacctggagacaACCGACCCAGAGTTGCACAAGAGTCTCGTCTGGATATT AGAGAACGACATCACTTCGGTGTTGGATCACACCTTCTGCGTGGAGCATAACGCCTTTGGGAAGTTCCTACAACATGAACTCAAACCTAACGGCCGTAACATTCCTGTTACGGAGGAAAACAAGAAGGAATATGTGAG GCTTTATGTGAACTGGAGGTTTATGCGAGGAATAGAAGCCCAGTTTCTGGCTCTCCAGAAGGGATTTAGCGAgctcatcccccaacatctccTAAAAGCTTTCGACCATAAAGAACTTGAG CTGATCATCGGCGGTCTGGGTAAAATCGACCTGGCCGACTGGAAGAGCAACACGCGCTTGAAGCACTGTACGAGCGAGAGCAACGTGGTGCGGTGGTTCTGGCAGGCGGTGGAGGCCTTCagcgaggagaggagaggacgcCTGCTGCAGTTTGTCACAGGCTCCACCCGGGTCCCGTTGCAGGGCTTCAAAGCACTGCAGG GCTCTACAGGTTCTGCAGGACCAAGACTCTTCACCATCCATTTGATAGACGCCAACACTGACAACCTGCCCAAAGCGCACACGTG TTTCAACAGAATCGACATCCCGCCCTACGAGTCTTACGAAAAACTTTACGAGAAACTGCTGACTGCTGTGGAGGAGACCTGCGGCTTTGCTGTGGAGTGA